From the Pseudanabaena sp. BC1403 genome, one window contains:
- a CDS encoding glycosyltransferase family 2 protein, whose amino-acid sequence MQTDLTTLTSMELVNTALTLQDLPPPPEGKTGWPWTEQTELILGKMSDGSEWPRISIVTPNYNYGHFIEETIRSVLLQGYPNLEYIVIDGESNDDSVEIIKKYEKCLSYWVSEKDSGQSNAINKGIRKSTGMIFNWINSDDILNLGSLYNVAYVWKERNSDILVGSGRIITSEKCIEWIPHQSISALDLALCFQGEVGMSQPSTFLNLSLVKQVGAMSEDFHYIIDYSLYINLLLSKSITRLTTINSCLSTAKLHEGAKTVSSWIKFEKEAIQMLSSVMTKFPANQRKDIKQRIYQLSVQVAVREAAMNIGFAGLAALVSLLFKNPFFVFSRFYVGALKNKLVEASIRQY is encoded by the coding sequence ATGCAAACCGATTTAACAACTTTGACTAGCATGGAACTTGTAAATACCGCTCTGACATTACAAGATTTACCTCCTCCTCCAGAAGGAAAAACAGGCTGGCCTTGGACAGAACAGACAGAACTAATTCTTGGCAAAATGTCTGATGGCTCAGAGTGGCCAAGAATTAGTATAGTTACTCCAAACTATAACTACGGGCATTTTATAGAGGAGACAATTCGTTCGGTTCTGCTACAGGGTTATCCTAACCTTGAATACATTGTTATTGACGGGGAAAGCAATGATGATTCTGTTGAAATAATCAAGAAGTACGAAAAATGTTTGTCCTATTGGGTTAGTGAAAAAGACTCGGGACAAAGTAATGCAATTAATAAGGGTATAAGGAAATCTACTGGGATGATTTTCAATTGGATAAATTCTGATGACATATTGAACTTGGGTTCTTTGTATAATGTGGCATATGTTTGGAAAGAAAGAAACTCGGATATTCTAGTAGGCTCTGGCAGAATAATTACCTCAGAGAAATGTATTGAATGGATACCACATCAATCAATTTCAGCATTAGATCTAGCTCTATGCTTTCAGGGCGAGGTAGGGATGTCACAGCCTTCAACTTTTTTGAATCTCAGTCTTGTTAAACAAGTTGGAGCAATGAGTGAAGACTTTCACTATATAATAGACTATAGCTTATATATCAATCTTCTTCTAAGTAAAAGTATAACTAGATTGACAACTATCAACTCATGTCTATCAACTGCTAAACTTCATGAAGGAGCGAAGACAGTTTCATCTTGGATAAAATTTGAGAAGGAAGCCATACAGATGCTTTCAAGCGTTATGACAAAATTCCCAGCTAATCAGAGGAAAGATATTAAACAGCGTATATATCAATTGTCCGTTCAAGTTGCTGTAAGAGAAGCTGCTATGAATATAGGATTTGCAGGGCTTGCTGCTCTCGTATCTTTGCTCTTTAAAAACCCTTTCTTTGTTTTTTCGCGATTTTATGTCGGAGCATTAAAAAATAAGCTTGTAGAAGCATCTATTAGGCAATATTAG
- the tgt gene encoding tRNA guanosine(34) transglycosylase Tgt: MNNFTFKLECQCDRTDARVGQFHTPHGVVHTPRFMPVGTLANVKTVTPAQLKDCKAEMVLANTYHLHLQPGEDIVAEAGGLHKFMNWDGPILTDSGGFQVFSLSEIRSISEDGVQFRSPRDGNMINLTPEKSIQIQNQLGADVIMAFDECAPYPSTYEAIKLAGQRTTRWLERCIKAHDRKNDQALFGIVQGGVYLDLRQQSARELIEFDLPGYAIGGVSVGEPPELIEKIVRATTPLLPADKPRYLMGVGTYKEMAQAVAAGIDLFDCVIPTRFARHSVALVKGERWNLKNQKFKRDFTPIDSDCNCYACQNFSRAYVSHLVRSQEILGYTLLSIHNITELIRFTQQMRQAIIDNQFVEKFGHYLTESSSFTEERHL; the protein is encoded by the coding sequence CTGAATAACTTTACTTTTAAATTAGAATGTCAGTGCGATCGCACTGATGCCAGAGTTGGTCAGTTCCATACACCGCATGGAGTTGTACATACGCCGCGTTTTATGCCCGTGGGCACATTGGCGAATGTAAAAACGGTCACACCCGCACAACTTAAAGACTGCAAAGCCGAAATGGTTTTAGCAAATACCTATCACCTCCATCTCCAACCAGGTGAAGATATTGTTGCTGAAGCAGGTGGCCTACATAAGTTTATGAATTGGGATGGCCCAATTCTGACGGATTCAGGTGGATTTCAGGTTTTCAGTCTCAGCGAGATCCGTTCCATTAGTGAAGATGGAGTTCAGTTCCGATCGCCTCGTGATGGCAATATGATTAATCTCACGCCAGAGAAATCGATTCAAATTCAGAATCAACTAGGCGCGGATGTGATCATGGCTTTTGATGAATGCGCCCCCTACCCTTCCACCTATGAGGCGATTAAGCTAGCAGGACAGCGAACCACCCGATGGCTAGAGCGATGCATTAAGGCTCACGATCGCAAAAATGATCAAGCTTTATTTGGGATCGTCCAAGGCGGAGTCTATTTAGATTTACGTCAACAGTCAGCAAGGGAACTCATTGAGTTTGATTTACCAGGTTATGCGATCGGTGGCGTGAGTGTCGGCGAACCACCAGAATTAATCGAAAAAATTGTTAGAGCCACAACCCCACTCCTGCCAGCCGATAAACCTCGTTATCTTATGGGCGTTGGTACTTATAAAGAAATGGCTCAAGCCGTCGCCGCAGGAATCGACCTATTTGATTGTGTTATTCCCACCCGATTTGCGCGACATAGTGTTGCTCTTGTCAAAGGCGAACGCTGGAATCTCAAAAACCAAAAATTTAAGCGCGATTTTACGCCTATTGATAGCGACTGTAATTGCTATGCTTGTCAGAATTTTTCGCGGGCTTATGTTAGCCATTTAGTGCGATCGCAAGAAATTTTGGGATATACATTACTATCAATTCACAATATTACTGAGTTGATCCGCTTTACCCAGCAAATGCGCCAAGCAATCATTGACAATCAATTTGTCGAAAAATTTGGGCATTATCTCACTGAGTCTTCATCTTTTACTGAGGAGCGACATTTATGA
- a CDS encoding ABC transporter permease — MNIRDRWRSTSENILLPIGALLASLVVFGIFCAVQGKNPIAIYGTIYSSAFGSSFSWQGTLIRAAPLMLTSLCTALPAMLGLTIIGNEGALIVGGLGAIAVGLSIASLPSLIVQIGMAMGGIIAGGLWIMFVGAIKYYRGVNETISSLLMNYIAIAVLNTLVEGPMRDPSTLNKPSSFPLSAINMLQSIPNTRVHYGLIYGLVACAIAYFLIHRTTFGFAVRTVGGNIRAAKIAGLPVGKLTLIVSFLGGSCAGLAGMVEVAAIHGSANASLISGYGYSGILVAFIARQNPLVAVLVAVLMGGILASGSALQRSFGLPDATVLLFQGIVFLAILFSESLYGRLDFFKDREPEVKIDGSATVA, encoded by the coding sequence ATGAATATACGCGATCGCTGGCGTTCAACATCTGAAAATATTCTGCTCCCCATCGGAGCTTTACTTGCCTCACTAGTTGTTTTTGGGATTTTTTGTGCTGTTCAGGGAAAAAATCCGATCGCAATTTATGGAACAATTTATTCATCTGCGTTCGGCAGTAGCTTCTCTTGGCAAGGAACTTTAATCCGCGCGGCTCCATTAATGCTGACATCTCTCTGTACGGCTCTGCCAGCAATGTTAGGATTGACAATTATTGGCAATGAAGGAGCTTTAATAGTTGGAGGATTGGGCGCGATCGCTGTCGGTCTATCGATCGCTTCTTTACCCTCTTTGATCGTCCAGATTGGGATGGCGATGGGAGGAATTATCGCAGGTGGTCTATGGATCATGTTTGTAGGTGCGATTAAGTACTATCGCGGTGTTAATGAAACTATTAGTAGTTTGTTGATGAATTACATTGCGATCGCTGTGCTTAACACCTTAGTAGAAGGTCCAATGCGCGATCCTTCCACTTTGAACAAACCCTCTAGCTTTCCACTTTCAGCGATTAATATGCTGCAAAGTATTCCAAATACAAGAGTGCATTACGGTCTAATTTATGGACTAGTTGCCTGTGCGATCGCCTATTTCCTGATTCATCGCACCACTTTTGGATTTGCAGTACGCACCGTCGGTGGGAATATTCGCGCTGCTAAAATTGCAGGCTTACCAGTTGGAAAGCTGACATTAATTGTTAGTTTCCTAGGTGGCTCCTGCGCAGGCTTAGCGGGGATGGTAGAAGTTGCTGCTATTCATGGAAGTGCAAATGCTTCATTAATTTCTGGCTATGGCTACAGCGGCATTTTAGTTGCTTTTATTGCTAGACAAAATCCTTTAGTTGCTGTACTTGTTGCCGTGCTAATGGGAGGTATTTTGGCAAGTGGAAGCGCTCTACAGAGATCCTTTGGATTACCAGACGCTACGGTTTTACTATTTCAAGGCATCGTATTCCTAGCTATTCTCTTTAGCGAATCTCTTTATGGTCGTTTGGACTTCTTTAAAGATAGAGAGCCTGAAGTTAAGATTGACGGATCTGCGACTGTTGCTTAG
- a CDS encoding iron uptake porin — protein MKKVSNLSVLLGLSLLATATGANAETQNQVRVQDQSTSAPVIQSSLPVTEVKLNESQTIRAINTELNRPKEVAQNVTSVSQLSDVKPTDWAFTALQSLVERYGCIAGYPDRTFRGKQATSRYEFAAGLNACLDKINEIISAGLADKVSKEDLATLQKLQEEFAAELATLRGRVDALDAKVEKLEAQQFSTTTKLSGLAFFNVTGGSGANVKKDPTGTPVGNAPNTTMSGLVWLTLNTSFTGKDSLTTQLAVGNGNSAYSTAYGTGSFFNTTATTFTNQTAGESANTFILRELSYQFPVFEKATLVVGPRVNFYKYFDGNRFIYPWNTTFASINNSLLTDAKRGAGAVFMTPLGDLFDFKVGYLAESNEFFPGAISSAANPSRGLFGGTNNLTAELGFKPSDSFKLRLIYSHGNIAGNGGTTIGGTPSFQGIATVATGINNAQSDVFAANFDWLVTKGFGLFGRYGYGTTNINLTAGGSTNVNQYTFQVGAAFPDLFKEGALGLISFAVPYKFGDSSNVITSGRGNDGTQLDLEVSYVYPVTKNISLVPSAYFIFSPNNFSDNPTVFIGNLQAVFSF, from the coding sequence ATGAAAAAAGTCAGTAATCTCTCAGTTCTATTAGGCTTGAGCTTGCTAGCTACGGCTACAGGCGCAAATGCTGAGACGCAAAATCAAGTTCGAGTTCAGGATCAATCTACATCTGCTCCAGTAATACAGTCATCACTTCCTGTAACAGAAGTAAAGCTGAACGAATCACAAACGATTCGTGCTATTAACACAGAGTTAAATCGCCCTAAGGAAGTAGCTCAAAACGTCACTTCTGTATCTCAATTGAGTGATGTTAAGCCTACAGATTGGGCTTTCACTGCTTTACAATCTTTAGTTGAGCGCTACGGCTGTATTGCAGGTTATCCTGACCGTACCTTTCGCGGTAAACAAGCAACTAGCCGTTATGAATTTGCTGCTGGTTTGAATGCTTGTTTAGACAAGATCAACGAAATCATTTCCGCAGGACTAGCCGATAAGGTCAGCAAAGAAGACCTCGCTACCTTGCAAAAGCTTCAAGAAGAGTTTGCAGCGGAACTAGCGACTCTACGTGGTCGTGTTGATGCATTAGATGCAAAGGTCGAGAAGCTAGAAGCTCAACAGTTCTCTACTACCACCAAGCTTAGTGGTTTAGCATTCTTTAACGTCACTGGTGGTTCAGGAGCAAACGTAAAGAAAGATCCTACAGGAACTCCAGTTGGAAATGCGCCAAATACAACCATGAGTGGGTTGGTATGGCTGACTCTAAATACTTCATTTACAGGGAAGGATAGTCTAACAACCCAACTCGCTGTTGGTAATGGTAATTCAGCTTACTCAACAGCTTATGGCACAGGGTCATTCTTCAATACCACAGCGACTACTTTTACTAATCAAACGGCTGGAGAATCGGCTAATACTTTCATTTTGCGCGAGCTTTCTTACCAATTCCCTGTGTTTGAAAAAGCAACTTTAGTTGTCGGTCCTCGCGTCAACTTCTACAAGTACTTTGACGGAAACAGATTCATCTATCCTTGGAACACTACTTTTGCCTCCATTAACAACTCATTGTTGACCGATGCTAAGCGTGGAGCTGGGGCAGTGTTCATGACTCCTCTCGGTGACCTATTCGATTTCAAAGTTGGATACTTGGCTGAAAGTAACGAATTTTTCCCTGGAGCTATATCTTCAGCAGCTAATCCAAGCAGAGGTTTATTTGGTGGCACCAATAATTTAACTGCAGAACTTGGTTTCAAGCCCAGCGATTCCTTTAAGCTCCGACTCATATACAGTCATGGAAATATTGCTGGGAATGGTGGAACTACTATTGGAGGTACTCCATCTTTTCAAGGCATTGCGACTGTTGCTACTGGCATAAACAATGCACAGTCAGATGTTTTTGCGGCTAACTTTGACTGGTTGGTTACCAAAGGCTTTGGTCTGTTTGGTAGATATGGATATGGCACTACTAACATCAACCTCACTGCTGGTGGCTCCACCAATGTCAATCAGTATACTTTCCAAGTAGGTGCGGCTTTCCCTGACTTGTTCAAAGAAGGTGCTCTTGGCTTGATCTCCTTTGCGGTTCCATACAAGTTTGGAGATAGTAGCAACGTAATTACTTCTGGTCGAGGTAATGATGGTACTCAACTTGATCTTGAAGTGTCTTATGTGTATCCTGTCACTAAGAACATTTCTCTAGTGCCTTCTGCTTACTTCATCTTTAGTCCTAATAACTTCTCCGATAATCCAACTGTATTTATTGGTAACTTGCAGGCAGTGTTTAGCTTCTAA
- a CDS encoding LapA family protein, with protein sequence MAIAIFATQNTFLVNLRFFAFESIKLPLGLVLIFSAGCGATCINIWQASIGFELPTVPKFSVFSNKTNPSKHQTVAKTAGVTKDISRASKKPQKVKDDFDDDWDEDWG encoded by the coding sequence ATGGCGATCGCTATTTTTGCAACCCAAAATACTTTTCTAGTTAATTTGCGTTTTTTTGCATTTGAGTCAATTAAATTACCTTTAGGACTAGTTTTAATCTTCAGTGCTGGCTGCGGAGCTACCTGCATTAATATTTGGCAAGCTTCAATAGGTTTTGAATTGCCAACAGTGCCGAAATTTTCTGTTTTTTCCAACAAAACCAATCCTTCAAAACATCAAACAGTGGCTAAAACAGCTGGCGTAACAAAAGATATTTCTAGGGCATCTAAGAAACCTCAAAAAGTTAAAGATGACTTTGATGATGATTGGGATGAAGACTGGGGCTAG
- a CDS encoding BMP family ABC transporter substrate-binding protein encodes MSPIYIPRRKFIRGAIATAAFGATSQLWVGCTEQAPPNTATTSSPGTTGSPTAALLNIGFIYVGPKDDFGYSQAHFEGETAIAKLPGVKTFSEASVAETAVVQETMLGMINQNGVTALFPTSFGYFDPHILKLAPANPKVQFFHCGGLYTEGKTPNNIGSYYGYIDEAQYVAGVVAGLSTKSGKLGFVAAKPIPQVVRNINSYTLGARSVNPKATVQVIFTGDWSVPVKEAEAANSMVDQGVDVLTCHVDSPKVVMETAEKRKVFCTGYHTNQSSLAPNGYLTGAEWDWKNVYTKYVELLKAGKTLSDGGIPHILRGGLKEGFCKVSPFGSAVSAATKKEAEKVMAKFMDGSMIIYAGEMKDNTGKVVIAKGKEFKQTDPDLEKMDWFVEGVIGNVKG; translated from the coding sequence ATGAGTCCAATTTATATTCCACGTCGCAAGTTTATCCGAGGCGCGATCGCAACAGCAGCCTTTGGAGCCACCTCTCAACTTTGGGTCGGCTGTACTGAGCAGGCTCCCCCGAACACTGCTACTACAAGTTCTCCAGGTACAACAGGTTCACCTACTGCTGCCTTGCTGAATATTGGTTTTATCTATGTTGGACCAAAAGATGACTTTGGTTATAGTCAAGCTCACTTTGAGGGAGAAACTGCGATCGCTAAGCTTCCTGGGGTTAAGACATTCAGTGAAGCAAGTGTTGCGGAAACTGCTGTAGTCCAAGAAACCATGCTTGGAATGATCAACCAAAATGGTGTTACAGCTCTTTTCCCGACATCATTTGGCTACTTCGATCCGCACATTCTCAAATTAGCGCCAGCTAATCCCAAGGTGCAATTCTTCCATTGTGGCGGCTTGTACACGGAAGGCAAAACTCCTAATAATATCGGTAGTTACTACGGTTACATCGATGAGGCTCAATATGTTGCAGGTGTTGTTGCAGGGCTATCAACTAAGTCTGGCAAGTTAGGATTTGTAGCCGCCAAGCCAATTCCGCAGGTAGTTCGTAATATTAATAGCTACACCCTTGGTGCTCGTAGCGTTAATCCTAAAGCTACAGTTCAGGTCATCTTCACAGGCGATTGGTCAGTTCCAGTCAAAGAAGCTGAAGCCGCTAACAGCATGGTTGATCAGGGTGTAGATGTCTTAACCTGTCATGTAGACAGCCCAAAAGTTGTCATGGAGACCGCAGAGAAAAGAAAAGTATTCTGCACTGGCTATCATACTAACCAATCATCACTTGCTCCGAATGGATATCTAACTGGTGCAGAATGGGATTGGAAGAATGTCTACACCAAGTACGTGGAACTGCTTAAAGCAGGTAAGACTCTTAGTGATGGAGGCATTCCTCATATTTTGCGCGGTGGTCTCAAGGAAGGATTCTGTAAAGTCTCACCTTTTGGAAGTGCTGTTAGTGCGGCAACTAAGAAGGAAGCTGAAAAGGTGATGGCTAAGTTTATGGATGGCAGCATGATTATTTATGCTGGTGAAATGAAGGATAACACTGGCAAAGTTGTTATTGCCAAGGGCAAGGAGTTCAAACAGACAGATCCCGATCTGGAAAAAATGGATTGGTTTGTTGAAGGTGTAATCGGAAACGTTAAAGGCTAA
- a CDS encoding ABC transporter permease, with amino-acid sequence MADTSTALGWMSVPLAIFAGTLRGSAPFLFVSLGECLTEKAGKINLGLEGTLLTGAMTAYAVSYLTKSPWLGVFAAGLAGAGLGLIHAWLSQRPKVSDVAVGIAMIIFGSGIAFFFGKAFIQPKAIPLPLFEWGNWSSFPQVQAALKVSPLLLIGIAIAPLMQWFFSSTRWGLYVRAVGDSPSAARAMGISVVGVRTCAIVAGSFLAGIGGASLSLYYPGLWAENISSGQGLMAVALVIFARWQPIHCLWAALLFGGAQAIGPALQAVGFDSYYYLFNAAPYIMTLIITIATCSPRRTLTGSPGALGTNE; translated from the coding sequence ATGGCAGATACATCTACAGCATTAGGTTGGATGAGTGTTCCCCTAGCGATCTTCGCAGGTACACTCAGAGGGAGCGCACCATTTCTATTTGTCAGTTTAGGTGAATGCCTTACCGAAAAAGCTGGCAAGATTAATCTTGGACTAGAAGGAACCTTGCTGACTGGGGCAATGACTGCTTATGCAGTTTCTTACCTAACTAAATCGCCTTGGTTGGGAGTCTTTGCCGCTGGTTTAGCAGGTGCTGGTCTGGGGTTAATTCATGCATGGTTATCACAGCGACCTAAGGTAAGTGATGTTGCTGTAGGGATTGCGATGATTATTTTTGGTAGTGGAATTGCTTTCTTCTTTGGCAAAGCCTTTATTCAACCTAAAGCAATTCCACTACCTTTATTTGAGTGGGGCAATTGGAGCAGTTTCCCACAAGTTCAAGCCGCTCTGAAAGTTAGCCCATTGTTGCTGATTGGCATTGCGATCGCACCATTAATGCAATGGTTTTTTAGTTCGACTCGTTGGGGCTTATATGTACGTGCTGTAGGCGATAGCCCTAGTGCTGCTAGAGCAATGGGGATTTCGGTTGTCGGAGTGCGTACCTGTGCGATCGTCGCAGGTAGTTTCCTTGCTGGGATCGGTGGTGCAAGCTTATCGCTGTATTACCCAGGGCTATGGGCCGAGAATATCTCTAGCGGTCAAGGTTTAATGGCTGTTGCCCTAGTAATCTTTGCAAGATGGCAGCCAATTCACTGTCTATGGGCAGCTTTGCTGTTTGGTGGTGCACAAGCGATCGGGCCAGCTTTACAGGCAGTTGGATTTGATTCTTACTATTACCTGTTCAATGCTGCACCCTACATCATGACTTTAATCATCACGATCGCAACCTGTTCACCACGAAGGACATTAACGGGTTCCCCAGGAGCCTTAGGTACTAACGAATGA